The Equus asinus isolate D_3611 breed Donkey chromosome 15, EquAss-T2T_v2, whole genome shotgun sequence genome includes a window with the following:
- the MATN4 gene encoding matrilin-4 — MTGLLCSPLPVLLLLLWPWETQPQFAGPGCRAGPLDLVFVIDSSRSVRPFEFETMRQFLVGLLRSLDVGPNATRVGVIQYSSQVQSVFPLSAFSRREDMERAIRALVPLAQGTMTGLAIQYAMNVAFSVAEGARPPEARVPRVAVIVTDGRPQDRVAEVAAQARARGIEIYAVGVQRADVGSLRAMASPPLDEHVFLVDSFDLIQEFGLQFQGQLCGKDLCAEGEHGCQHQCVSARGTFHCTCNPGYQLAADNKSCSAIDHCGFGNHSCQHECVSTFGGPQCRCREGHVLMPDGRSCQARDLCNGVDHGCEYQCVSEGLSYHCLCPEGRQLLADGKSCNRCREGHVDLVLLVDGSKSVRPQNFELVKRFVNQIVDFLDVSPEGTRVGLVQFSSRVRTEFPLGRYGTAAEVKQAVLAVEYMERGTMTGLALRHMVEHSFSEAQGARPRTLNVPRVGLVFTDGRSQDDISVWAARAKEEGIVMYAVGVGKAVEEELRKIASEPAELHVSYSPDFGTMTHLLENLKGSICPEEGISAGTELRSPCECESLVEFQGRTLGALESLTQKLVQLTARLEDLENQLAIQK, encoded by the exons ATGACGGGGCTTCTGTGTTCGCCACTGCCCGTGTTGCTGCTCCTTCTCTGGCCGTGGGAAACCCAGCCCCAGTTCGCAG GTCCCGGGTGCCGTGCTGGGCCCCTGGATTTGGTGTTCGTGATTGACAGCTCGCGCAGCGTGCGCCCCTTCGAGTTCGAGACGATGCGGCAGTTCCTGGTGGGCCTCCTCCGCAGCCTGGACGTGGGGCCCAACGCCACGCGCGTCGGCGTGATCCAGTACTCGAGTCAAGTGCAGAGCGTCTTCCCGCTCAGCGCCTTCTCGCGCCGCGAGGACATGGAGCGTGCCATCCGCGCTCTGGTGCCGCTGGCGCAGGGCACCATGACCGGGCTGGCAATCCAGTACGCCATGAACGTGGCCTTCAGCGTGGCCGAGGGCGCGCGTCCGCCTGAGGCGCGCGTGCCGCGCGTCGCTGTCATCGTGACCGACGGGCGGCCCCAGGATCGCGTGGCTGAGGTGGCGGCGCAGGCGCGCGCCCGTGGCATCGAGATCTACGCTGTGGGGGTGCAGCGCGCTGACGTGGGCTCCCTGCGCGCCATGGCGTCCCCGCCGCTGGACGAGCACGTCTTCCTCGTTGACTCCTTCGACCTTATCCAGGAGTTTGGCCTGCAGTTCCAGGGCCAGCTGTGTG GAAAGGACCTGTGTGCTGAGGGGGAGCACGGCTGCCAGCACCAATGTGTCAGTGCCCGGGGCACATTCCACTGCACCTGCAATCCTGGCTACCAGCTGGCAGCAGATAACAAGAGCTGTTCGG CCATTGACCACTGCGGCTTTGGGAACCACAGCTGCCAGCATGAGTGTGTGAGCACCTTTGGTGGACCACAGTGCCGCTGCAGAGAGGGCCACGTCTTGATGCCCGATGGGAGGAGTTGTCAGG CCCGGGACCTTTGCAATGGTGTAGACCATGGATGCGAGTACCAGTGTGTGAGTGAGGGCCTCTCCTACCACTGCCTATGCCCTGAGGGGCGGCAACTCCTGGCAGATGGCAAGAGCTGCAACC GGTGCCGGGAAGGCCACGTGGACCTGGTTCTGCTTGTTGATGGCTCCAAGAGCGTGCGCCCGCAGAACTTTGAGCTGGTGAAGCGCTTCGTGAACCAGATCGTGGACTTCCTAGACGTGTCCCCGGAGGGCACACGAGTGGGGCTGGTGCAGTTCTCCAGCCGAGTGCGCACCGAGTTCCCGCTGGGCCGCTACGGCACCGCAGCGGAGGTGAAGCAGGCGGTCCTGGCCGTGGAGTACATGGAGCGCGGTACCATGACCGGGCTGGCGCTGCGCCACATGGTGGAGCATAGCTTCTCCGAGGCGCAGGGCGCACGGCCCCGCACTCTCAATGTGCCTCGCGTAGGCCTGGTCTTCACCGATGGCCGCTCCCAGGATGACATCTCAGTGTGGGCGGCGCGCGCCAAGGAGGAAG GCATCGTCATGTACGCCGTGGGCGTGGGCAAGGCGGTGGAGGAGGAGCTGCGCAAGATCGCCTCGGAGCCCGCCGAGCTGCACGTGTCCTACTCTCCTGACTTCGGCACCATGACGCACCTGCTGGAGAACCTTAAAGGCAGCATCTGCCCGG AGGAGGGCATCAGCGCTGGGACCGAGCTTCGGAGCCCCTGTGAATGCGAAAGCCTCGTGGAGTTCCAGGGCCGCACGCTGGGGGCGCTCGAGAGTCTGACGCAGAAGC TGGTCCAGCTGACGGCGCGCCTGGAGGATCTGGAGAACCAGCTGGCTATCCAGAAGTGA